CCCCTCGGGAGAGGGTCAGGGTGAGGGTGTCCGGGTCCGTACTTCCACCCGTGGCTCGCAGTGGGGACAGAGGGTTCAACCCGGGTTCACCCAATACCCTCACCCCGTCCCTCTCCCGGAGGGCGAGGGGATAGGTCCGCGAGGATAGGTCCGCGAGCAAATGGCCGCGGGGACGTTGTCAGTACATCAGCCCGTGGCGCGGCCCTGCGGGGGCCACGGTTTGAGGCCGGCGAGCTGCTCGGCCTGCTCGACGGCGGGCTTCAGGTGCGCGTGCTCGCGGCGCAGGAAGTCGCGCACCGCCTTGTCCAGCGTCTCGTCGAAGAGCAGGTGGGCGCTGTGCACCGCCGTGGGCTCGAAGCCGCGGGAGACCTTGTGCTCGCCGCCCGCGCCCGGCTCGAACACCTTGCGCCCCGCCTGGATGCACTCGTCCACCGAGTGGTACAGGCACACGTGGAAGTGCAGGAACGGGTGCTCCTCGTGGCACCCCCAGTACCGCCCATAGAGCCGCTCGGGCGTGACGAGGTTGAACGCCCCGGCGATCACCTTCCCCTGGTGCTCGGCCTGCACCAGCTCCACCGTCTCCGGCAGCGAGCGGAAGGCACGCACGAAGAAGTCCTGGTTGAGCTGCACCTGGCCCCAGGGCCCCCGGCTCGCGCACGTGGCCTCGTAGAAGCCATAGGCGCGTCGGGCGTGCTCGGGGCCCAGCTCCTGGCCCCGCACCGTGCGGATGAGGATGCCCTGCTGGGCCGCCGCCCCGCGCTCACGCTTGAGCTGCGAGCGGCGCTTGGAGTCGAACCGCGCCAGGTAGTCGTCGTAGCCGCGATAGCCCGGGTTCTTCCAGTGGAACTGCAGCGTGATGCGGCGGGCCAGCCCCTGCTCCTCGAGCAGCTCCGCCTCGTCCTCACGGGGGTAGAGGAAGTGGACGGAGGAGCAGCCCCCCTCGCGAGCGCTCTCGATGGCGGCCTGGATGAGCGCGAGGCGCAGCGGGGCCACGTCCTCCCCGGCGGCGACGAGGAAGCGCGGGCTGGTGGCGGGGGAGAGCGGGGCGCCCACGACGAGCTTGGGGTAGTACTCGATGCCGAGCCGCTCGGCGGCGCTGGCCCAGGAGAAGTCGTAGATGTACTCGCCCATGCTGTGGTGCTTGCGGTAGGCGGGCGAGGCGGCGACCAGCTGTTTCCCTCGCCAGAGCGTCAGGTGCTGGGGCTCCCAGCCCGTCTCCAGCCGGGCGCTGCCACTCTCCTCCATGGCGCACAGCCACGCATGGCGGATGAAGGGAGGCGCATCGGGTCCGGCGAGGGCGTCCCAGGCGGCGGCGGGGACGTCGGTAATGGACTCGAGGATTCGGAGACGGAGGTCGGCGGCCACGAGGACTCCTTCTAACGCGGGCACGGCGCGCTCGCCGTGCAACCTTACCTGGAGGGCAAGGGAGCGTACGGAGTGTTGATTCGGATGACCGCTTCCGGGGAATCCAATAGAGAACTCCCTCATGAGGCAGTCCTCCGATGGCGTGGCTCCCCCGGCACTCGTCCCCTCCGTTCCCGGCTACCAGGTGGGAGCCCTGCTCCACGCGAGCGCGAGATCCCTCCTCTACCGGGGACGCCGGCTGAGCGACGGCGCCCCCGTCATCCTCAAGCTGCTGCGCGCCGAGCGGCCCTCGTTCTCCGAGCTGCTCCAGTTCCGCAACCAGTACTCCATCGCGCGGAGCCTCCAGCTGCCGGGGGTCGTCACGCCCCTGGCGCTCGAGCGCTGCCACAACGGCTTCGCCATCATCATGGCGGATGGCGGGTATGTCTCCCTGGAGGACTTCCGCGAGACCCACCCGCTCACCGTGCGGCAGGTGCTGGAGATCGGCGTCTCCCTGGCCGAGACGCTGGAGGGGCTCTACCAGCACCGGGTCATCCACAAGGACCTCAAGCCCCACAACATCCTCATCCACCCCGAGACGCGCGACGTCCAGCTGACGGACTTCAGCATCGCCTCGCGGCTGCCCCGGGAGGCCCAGACGCTCGACAGCCCGGAGCTGCTCGAGGGCACGCCGGCCTATATGTCCCCCGAGCAGACCGGACGGATGAACCGGGGCATCGACTACCGCACCGACTTCTACTCGCTCGGCGTGACGCTCTACGAGCTGCTCACGGACCAGCTTCCCTTCCAGGCCACCCATCCGCTGGAGCTCGCCCACTGCCATCTGGCGCGCCTCCCCCTCGCGCCACGGGAGCTCAATCCCGCCATCCCCGAGGTGGTCGAGCGCATCGTGCTCAAGCTCATGGCCAAGACGGCCGAGGAGCGTTACGCGAGCGCGTACGGGCTCCGGCACGACCTGCGCACCTGTCTCGACGCCCTGCGCGAGCACGGAAGCGTCCCCTCCTTCGAGCTGGCGCGGCGCGATGTCTCCGATCGCTTCCTCCTCCCGGAAAAGCTCTACGGCCGGCGCGAGGAGGTCCGCACCCTGCTCCAGGCGTTCGACCGGGTGTGCCAGGGGCGCATGGAGCTGTTGCTGGTGGCGGGCTCCTCGGGCGTCGGCAAGACGGCCGTGGTCCACGAGCTCCACAAGCCCGTCGTCCGCTCCCGGGGCTTCTTCGTCTCGGGCAAGTTC
The sequence above is drawn from the Archangium gephyra genome and encodes:
- a CDS encoding GNAT family N-acetyltransferase, whose product is MAADLRLRILESITDVPAAAWDALAGPDAPPFIRHAWLCAMEESGSARLETGWEPQHLTLWRGKQLVAASPAYRKHHSMGEYIYDFSWASAAERLGIEYYPKLVVGAPLSPATSPRFLVAAGEDVAPLRLALIQAAIESAREGGCSSVHFLYPREDEAELLEEQGLARRITLQFHWKNPGYRGYDDYLARFDSKRRSQLKRERGAAAQQGILIRTVRGQELGPEHARRAYGFYEATCASRGPWGQVQLNQDFFVRAFRSLPETVELVQAEHQGKVIAGAFNLVTPERLYGRYWGCHEEHPFLHFHVCLYHSVDECIQAGRKVFEPGAGGEHKVSRGFEPTAVHSAHLLFDETLDKAVRDFLRREHAHLKPAVEQAEQLAGLKPWPPQGRATG